Part of the Halopenitus persicus genome is shown below.
CGACCGCCTCGCGAACCTCGCGGATCTGGTCGTCGATGCCGCCGATGTCCGCGTAGGTCACGTCGGGGGAGGCGTCGACCTCCATCGCCTGGGCCCGCGCATCCGTCTCGTCGTCGAGCACGGTCTGGATCGCGAAGGAGTCGTTTATCGCGACGCGGTCGCCGGGGTCGAGCTCGTCGGTCACCGAGGTGGCCGTCTCGGTCAGCACCTCCTGGTTGTTCCCGTGCTGTTTGATCACGACGCCGTCGTCGGTGTGCTCCTCGACGGAGGCGATGTATAGCGAGGAGGTCTTCAGGACCTCGTTTTCCCGTTTCAGTTCGTCGACGTCGTGCTGGAGGTCCTCGCGTCGGCCTTCGGCGTCCTCGAGCCGCTGTTCGAGCTCGTCGTTTACCTGCACGATCCGCCGGAAATGCTTGCGGATCGCTTCGAGCCGTTCCCCCTCGCTCATCTCGGGGTCGAGTTCGAGGCGGGGACGGTCCGGCAGTGACGGACTATGGGACATTCGTTGCCGGTGGTACGGTTTCGGCGTACATGTGCCTTTGGGTCACGGCCCTTTTCCGCCGACCGGAGGACGGACGGGCGTCGTGACCGCGACGAACTAGTGTCCGATCGCCGCGAGGTTCTCGAGCGCGACCGACGCGGGAAGCCGGTCGAGGACCGCTGCCTCCCAGTCGTCGTGTGCGAACGTGATCGCGGTCGTCGGGTGCTCACGGGCGAGCCGGGCGACGCCGTCGACAGCCGCGCGGCGCAGCGCCGCGTCGGGGCGGTCAGGTGCCTCGGCGGTCAACGGATAGGTTTCGGAGAGCGCGGGCGGGACGGGACCGAACGGCGGCTTGACCCGCCAGACCGCGTCGTACTCGTGGTCCGAGGGGGGCTTCGAGACGGTGAGCAGCAGCGACGCGGGGACCGACAGCCGGTCGAGCCGGTCGTGGTGGCGCGCGATCTCGGGCCGGCGCGCGGATTCGGCCGACAGCGAGAAGAACGTTCCCTTCGAGACCGGGTCGGTCGCCTCGAGCTGCTCGCGGTGGTCCAGCAGTGCGCGGTAGCCGTCCCACATCGACGGATGACCGCGGGCGCGTCGTTCGACGAGCTCCAAGAGGGACCCCGACCGAACTGCCTCCTTCACCCGACGCAGCTCCTCGAGGGTGACGTGGAGGTTGTGCTCGGCGAGCAGCCGTTCCCGCTCGGTCTCGTCGGTATCGCGGAGAGCGGCGGGCGTGTGGTCGGCACAGACCGGACAGGAACACGGCAGATACGTGAGGTCATCGAGGTGTTCGGTCCCCGAGACGGTCAAGTACCGTCCGTCGCGGGCCATCAGCGCGTAGGCCGCCGAGTCGAACAGATCACAGCCGCAGGCGACCGCGAGCGCGAGCATCATCGGGTGGCCCGCGCCGAAGAGGTGGACCGGACAGTCCGGGTCGAGCCCGCGCTTGGCGCCCAGCACGACGTCGACGACGTTCGCATATCGATAACCGTTCATCAAGGGGACGACCGCCCCGACCGGGAAGACGTCGAGGTCGGTCCCGGCGGCGTGGCGGCCGGCACGTTCCCGGAGGTCGGGATACGTCGACCCCTGGACGGGGGCGTTCACGAGCATCTCGCCGGTATCGACGGCGGCGGCATCAGCCAGCGCGGTCTCGGTCGTCTCGAGATCGGCCGCTGCCCGATCGCGCTCGACGTCGGGCGGCGTCGGCACGTCGACCGGCGTGGCGATGTCGGAGCCGATCGCGTGCTGAAACTCGAGGATCTCCGTGGTCGTCACGTCGATGTCGCCGTACTCGGCGAGCTGGAACGACCCGGAGTCGGTCATGATCGCACCGTCGAACCCCAGGAGGTCGTGCAGCCCCTCCTCGAGGGCGCGCTCCCGAACCCGGTCGGTGCTGTGGATGATGTAGGAGTTGGTGATCAGGGCGTCGACGCCGAACTCCGACCGAAGGCGTTCGGGATCGATCGTGAGCACGTTCGGGTTGATCACCGGCAGGAGGGCCGGGGTTTCGACGGTCACG
Proteins encoded:
- the tgtA gene encoding tRNA guanosine(15) transglycosylase TgtA: MREQFEIRDHDGAGRIGRLTVPRAGVTVETPALLPVINPNVLTIDPERLRSEFGVDALITNSYIIHSTDRVRERALEEGLHDLLGFDGAIMTDSGSFQLAEYGDIDVTTTEILEFQHAIGSDIATPVDVPTPPDVERDRAAADLETTETALADAAAVDTGEMLVNAPVQGSTYPDLRERAGRHAAGTDLDVFPVGAVVPLMNGYRYANVVDVVLGAKRGLDPDCPVHLFGAGHPMMLALAVACGCDLFDSAAYALMARDGRYLTVSGTEHLDDLTYLPCSCPVCADHTPAALRDTDETERERLLAEHNLHVTLEELRRVKEAVRSGSLLELVERRARGHPSMWDGYRALLDHREQLEATDPVSKGTFFSLSAESARRPEIARHHDRLDRLSVPASLLLTVSKPPSDHEYDAVWRVKPPFGPVPPALSETYPLTAEAPDRPDAALRRAAVDGVARLAREHPTTAITFAHDDWEAAVLDRLPASVALENLAAIGH